The Blastopirellula sediminis sequence TCTGGATGAACACCCGCGACGCCAAGCAGACCGAACTCGAATACCAAATGCGCAACTGGTACTACTTCAACTGGCTCTGCGGCGACCATATCGTCGAGCAGCACATCCACAACCTGGACGTGATCAACTGGTTGATGCAAGGCTATCCGACCATGGCCGAAGGCATGGGCGGTCGCGAAGTTCGCGTCGGCAAAGACAGCGGTCAGATCTTCGACCACCACATGATCGAGTTCACCTACGGCGATCATGGCAGCGGCACGAAGATGATGAGCTGCTGCCGCCACCAGCCGAAGACCTGGAGCAGCGTCTCGGAACATGCTCACGGTACCAAAGGCTACTGCGACATCAGCGGCGCCAAGATCTTCAAGCCGAACGGCGAAGTCGCTTGGGCCTATGGCAACGGCGGCGGCAACGGTCACCAGGAAGAGCACCACGACCTGTTTGCGGCGCTGCGTCGCGGCGAAATCCCGAACGAAGGGGAATACGGCGCGATGAGCACCATGACCGCGATCTTCGGTCGTATGGCGACCTACTCGGGCAAGAACCTGAGCTGGGACGAAGCGTTCAACTCGCAAGAGGCGCTCGCCGACTTCGACAAGCTGACCGCGATGGCGGACGAAGCTCCGGTTCAACAGAACCCGGAAGGGAAGCCGACCCGCGTCGACGGTTCGCCCTACCCGACGCCGATTCCGGGCAAGACCGTCAAGGTTTAATGCGGCGATTGCCGTCCAGTAAAAATGAAAGAGGGGCCGTTCTTCGGAACGGGCCCTTTTTTACGTTGTGGGTTACAAGAAGTTCCTGTGAAGAGGCTTCTC is a genomic window containing:
- a CDS encoding Gfo/Idh/MocA family protein, producing MSQESSAKPAEQTSDASTSSRRNFIKTSSSLLIAGGAMAGSLPLARAAHVFGSDVIKLGLVGCGGRGTGAATQAMNTEGPTKLIAMGDAFGDRLQSCLRGVTSRHADKVDVPQERQFVGFDAYKKVLEQDIDLVILATPPGFRPLHFEAAVNAGKHVFMEKPVATDAPGIRRVLAANEIAKQKNLAVAVGLQRHHEPRYVETIKRLHDGAIGDIIFARAYWNNDGVWMNTRDAKQTELEYQMRNWYYFNWLCGDHIVEQHIHNLDVINWLMQGYPTMAEGMGGREVRVGKDSGQIFDHHMIEFTYGDHGSGTKMMSCCRHQPKTWSSVSEHAHGTKGYCDISGAKIFKPNGEVAWAYGNGGGNGHQEEHHDLFAALRRGEIPNEGEYGAMSTMTAIFGRMATYSGKNLSWDEAFNSQEALADFDKLTAMADEAPVQQNPEGKPTRVDGSPYPTPIPGKTVKV